Sequence from the Cuniculiplasma divulgatum genome:
TAACACTGCTATTCAGCCTGTTCTTCCTGACCTCCTTTGCATCCAGGCTTGCGCTCACTCTCAGGCCCCCAAATAACCTCAGGGTACTCATGACCATATCGGTCATAATCACAGGTGCCGGTCTTGTTGTTCTCAGCATGTCAAGGGACATCCTGATATTTTCCATAAGCTTCCTCATTCTGGGTTTTCCTCATGGCTTCACCTACCCACTGTCCATAATATCCATATCGAGGAGCATAAGCCCTGAGAAGAGGAACATTGCAAACAGCTACTTCTTTTCCCTCATGATGCTTGTTGGCGCAGTAATGCCGTTTGTGTCCGGCATCCTGGTTGACACCCTGGGATTGAGATACGCCTTCATGTCAATCATACCGGTTGTTGTGGTCCTGTATGTTCTGCTCAGGGTGGAGCTTGGCAGGGAAAAGGCCATTAAAAGTGCAATGGAGGACGGGAACGCCAACAGGGCCGCATAATCAGCCAATTTTTAACACTCTGTGCTGTTGACTGCCATCAGATAATGTCTAATCCAACAACAGCATACATTTGCCATGAAGATCGCAGTCACAATGGGGGACCCTGCAGGCATAGGGCCGGAAATTGTTGCAAAGGCCGTTGTGAAGCTGAAATCCAGTGCAGATGATCTCGTTATAGTTGGAAACAGGAAAGTCTTCGCGGAAACCATGGAAAAACTGGGTTTAGACACCAATGTGCTCAGGAATCTTCATACTGTTGATATCCAATCCAGGGATATTGAAATTGGCAAGCCGTCGGAGATTTCAGGCAAGGTTGCCATTGAATCCATTGAAAAGGCCGTCGGGATGTGCCTGAATGGAACTGTACAGGGAATATGCACTGCACCCATAAGCAAGGAGGCCATAAAGATGGCCGGATCGCCCTACATAGATCATACTGAGATGCTGGGACATATGACATCAACAAAAAATGTGGTCACCATGTTTCAGACAGGAAAACTCAGGATAGTATTCGCAACCAAGCACCTTCCCCTAGCCCAGGCCATAAAGGAGATCAACAGCGATCTCATCACGAAATATATCTCACTTGCGGACATGTCGCTGAAGCTTCTTGGAATCAAGAGGCGGAAAATAGCAGTCGCAGCCCTGAATCCTCATGCCGGAGACGGCGGACTTCTTGGGATTGAAGAGATTCAGATGATTGGTCCTGCGGTTAAGTCTGCATCAGCAGATTTTGATGTATCGGGGCCTTATGCCGCTGATTCCGTTTTTTACCGTGCTTCTCTGGGTGAATTTGATGCGGTTGTCTCACTCTATCATGATCAGGGCCACATTGCAGCAAAGATGCTGGATTTCCATGGCACTGTGAGCATGAACCCTGGATTACCCTTCCTCAGGACATCAGTGGATCACGGCACGGCCTTCGATATTGCGGGAAGGGGAATCGCAAGGGAGGACAGCATGGTCTCCGCCATCAGGCTGGCTCTGGAAAAAGCAGAAGTCTACCGGAGAAATTATGAATATCTGTCCAGGAATGTTCAGGGTGGTAGTATTCCCGATACGGGCAGTGAACGTGTCAGGTAGAAACCTGAAAATTCTCGGTAATATTTAAATAAAATACACAGATTGAGTGTCAGTCAGATAGTATGTGGTCCAGAGGGATGGAGTTCCCCATGATTGTCTCCATGAGACTGATAACTCCTGAGGAGCAACTGATGATTGCAGAGGGTTGCGGCAGGAGTGAAGGTGATGGTTTTCAACAGTATTCTGTGGACAAAGGGCCAAACAGGTCATCTTGCAGAGGAAGATCCTGATTTCTTCGTTGATCTCAATATTGATCAGATCATAAACGGGATAACGGCGGCATATGGAGATTACGACCTGCGACCATTATTTGATACAATACCTGAAAGCATTGAAACTGTGAGATACAGGCAGGAGATTTTCAGAGACCTCCAGAACATGGAGACATTAGCAGCATTGAGAGATTATTCCACAAGAATGAAGAGCGTCAACAGGAGACTTTCCGGAATAGAAAAGCTCGCTGAATATCAGAAGCAGGGCTGGCATCTGGACGCCGCCCTGATGTACTTTGATGCAGTGCGGGATTTTGCAGCAAGACTGGAAAGCGCAGACCTTGATTCCCAGGGCCTGAGATCACTGAGGGACTATGTAAAAGAGTATGTGGATTCCCAAAGCTTCAGGGAAACTTCAGAGGAGGCAGGGCGTGTCAAAGCAGGTTTATCCTCAATCCGTTATGAGATGGCCATAGGATCGTCAAGGGTTACGGTAAGGAAAGACAGAGGCAGGGAGAACTACAATGAAATTGTGCATGACGCCTTCAGCAAATTCAGGGAAGTCAAAGAATCAGCAGGGAACCGGCAGCACTTGAACGATCCTTCCATGAACCATGTCGAAATCTCAGTTCTGGCACTGATTGCACGTCTGTTCTCGGAAGAGTTCAGGGCGCTCATGAGCTTCTATGAAAACCACACAGGTTTCATTGAACCTGTTATGGCACGCATATACAGGGAGTCACAATTCTACATCTCTTATCTGGAATACATAAAGCCTGTCAAAAATGCAGGACTGGAATTTTGCA
This genomic interval carries:
- the pdxA gene encoding 4-hydroxythreonine-4-phosphate dehydrogenase PdxA, with amino-acid sequence MKIAVTMGDPAGIGPEIVAKAVVKLKSSADDLVIVGNRKVFAETMEKLGLDTNVLRNLHTVDIQSRDIEIGKPSEISGKVAIESIEKAVGMCLNGTVQGICTAPISKEAIKMAGSPYIDHTEMLGHMTSTKNVVTMFQTGKLRIVFATKHLPLAQAIKEINSDLITKYISLADMSLKLLGIKRRKIAVAALNPHAGDGGLLGIEEIQMIGPAVKSASADFDVSGPYAADSVFYRASLGEFDAVVSLYHDQGHIAAKMLDFHGTVSMNPGLPFLRTSVDHGTAFDIAGRGIAREDSMVSAIRLALEKAEVYRRNYEYLSRNVQGGSIPDTGSERVR